One region of Mucilaginibacter gotjawali genomic DNA includes:
- the trpD gene encoding anthranilate phosphoribosyltransferase — protein MKQILNHLFEHKTFSHGQSKEILTAIAQGKYNNSQMAAFMTAYCMRSITVNELEGFRDAMLELCLPIELEAGEVIDLCGTGGDGKDTFNISTLASFVVAGAGYKVAKHGNYGVSSGCGSSNVMEFLGAKFTNDTDTLKSNIDKANICFLHAPLFHPAMKTVAPIRRELGVKTFFNMLGPLVNPARPKNQLVGVFNLELARIYAYLYQKSDKRYTILNALEGYDEVSLTCDFKTFSADGEKINSIEALGFEKLSPKDILGGSSISDSAAIFLAVLNADATAAQQNVVLCNAALAIKTIHPEKTFADSFYEAEEALVSKKALKSFKTLVEN, from the coding sequence ATGAAACAGATATTAAATCATCTTTTTGAACACAAAACCTTTTCACACGGGCAATCAAAAGAAATTTTGACGGCCATTGCACAGGGTAAATACAACAATTCGCAAATGGCGGCATTTATGACGGCCTATTGCATGCGCAGCATTACGGTGAATGAACTGGAAGGTTTCCGCGACGCAATGCTGGAGCTGTGCCTGCCAATTGAATTGGAAGCCGGCGAAGTAATTGACCTGTGCGGCACCGGCGGTGACGGAAAAGACACCTTCAATATATCAACCCTGGCCTCGTTTGTAGTTGCTGGCGCCGGCTACAAAGTTGCCAAACACGGTAATTACGGTGTATCTTCGGGATGCGGCTCCTCCAACGTAATGGAGTTTTTAGGCGCAAAATTTACCAATGATACCGATACCCTAAAGAGCAATATAGACAAAGCTAATATTTGCTTTTTACATGCCCCCTTGTTTCACCCGGCCATGAAAACCGTGGCCCCTATCCGCCGGGAACTGGGTGTAAAAACATTTTTTAATATGCTCGGGCCGCTGGTAAATCCCGCCAGGCCTAAAAACCAGCTGGTAGGCGTATTTAACCTGGAGCTGGCGAGGATCTATGCCTATCTGTACCAGAAATCAGATAAACGATATACTATCCTGAACGCTCTGGAGGGCTATGACGAAGTATCGCTAACCTGCGATTTTAAAACCTTTTCTGCCGATGGCGAAAAGATCAACAGTATAGAAGCCCTGGGTTTTGAAAAACTAAGCCCAAAAGATATTTTAGGCGGAAGCAGCATCAGCGACTCAGCAGCTATATTTTTAGCGGTATTGAATGCAGACGCTACGGCTGCGCAGCAAAATGTAGTTTTGTGCAATGCAGCGCTGGCAATAAAAACCATCCACCCTGAAAAAACATTTGCGGATAGTTTTTATGAGGCTGAAGAAGCGTTAGTAAGCAAGAAGGCTTTAAAAAGCTTTAAAACTTTGGTGGAGAACTAA
- a CDS encoding glycosyltransferase family 2 protein, producing MKLSVIVVNNNAGTLLRQALNSLIYACKNIDYELIIVDDASTDHSMELLQDQYPDITLICNKASQGTGRANNQAIDRASGEYILLVSADTICGKDSLQKACAFMDEHPDTGGLSVRMLSPQGRFLPESIHGLDKTWATFLRLIGFARHLSKTRLYDRNRKDWVEEFQISEIDILSSDFMLLRRSALNEAGLFDERFLMYGHNIDLSYRIRLAGFKNYYFPKTYIINYERQQIPKFSWSYIKYFYGAMIIFAVKYLIRLPQIKVDGIPALFQHSYEVKG from the coding sequence ATGAAGCTATCTGTAATTGTAGTTAATAACAATGCCGGCACATTGCTTCGGCAAGCATTAAACTCCTTAATTTATGCTTGTAAAAACATTGATTACGAGTTAATTATAGTTGATGATGCTTCAACAGATCATTCTATGGAATTGTTGCAGGATCAATACCCGGACATCACACTTATTTGCAACAAAGCCAGCCAGGGAACAGGCAGGGCAAATAACCAGGCTATAGACAGGGCAAGTGGAGAGTATATTTTACTGGTCAGTGCGGATACAATTTGCGGCAAAGACTCGTTGCAGAAGGCTTGCGCTTTTATGGATGAGCATCCCGATACAGGAGGACTTAGCGTTCGGATGCTCAGTCCGCAGGGACGCTTTTTACCGGAATCGATCCATGGCCTGGATAAAACCTGGGCCACTTTCCTTAGGTTGATCGGCTTCGCCCGTCACCTGAGTAAAACGCGTTTGTATGACCGCAACCGTAAGGATTGGGTGGAAGAATTTCAAATATCAGAAATTGACATCCTCAGCAGTGATTTCATGTTGTTACGGCGGTCGGCCTTAAACGAAGCTGGTTTGTTTGATGAACGCTTTTTGATGTATGGTCATAATATCGATCTGTCATACCGCATCAGGTTAGCCGGCTTTAAAAACTATTATTTCCCCAAGACTTATATCATTAATTACGAAAGGCAGCAAATACCAAAATTTAGCTGGAGTTATATCAAGTATTTTTATGGCGCGATGATCATCTTCGCCGTTAAATATTTGATCAGGCTGCCACAAATAAAAGTGGATGGCATCCCTGCATTGTTCCAGCATTCGTATGAAGTTAAAGGATAG
- a CDS encoding ion channel produces the protein MAIRKRKINPEDDLGFGPQPVIKNQQLINKDGSPNVKRVGLPFFNTANNYHTLITMSWTKFWIMVISGYAILNVIFALIYMSFGAGSLDGSSGNTAFNHFWDAFFFSAQTISTVGYGHISPRGMAANSVAALESMMGLLAFALATGLLYGRFSRPSAQIIYSKNILVAPYLENSKGIMFRLANLRRNILIDLEIEIIFSFNENVDGKVMRRFYPLEVERRKVSVLTMNWTIVHPLNENSPLVDMTKEDLEKSEAGFAILLRAFDDAFSQTVHSRTSYQYHEIVWGAKFKPVFDRDEEGRIVLDLSKISDHEMVAGI, from the coding sequence ATGGCTATACGTAAAAGAAAAATAAATCCGGAAGATGACCTTGGCTTCGGCCCACAACCAGTGATTAAAAACCAACAGCTGATCAATAAAGACGGCAGCCCTAATGTAAAAAGGGTGGGCCTGCCTTTTTTTAATACGGCTAATAATTATCATACGCTAATTACCATGAGCTGGACAAAGTTCTGGATAATGGTGATAAGCGGTTACGCCATTTTAAATGTAATATTTGCGCTTATTTACATGTCGTTCGGGGCTGGAAGTTTGGACGGAAGTTCAGGCAATACCGCATTCAACCATTTTTGGGACGCTTTCTTTTTTTCGGCACAAACTATTTCAACAGTAGGGTATGGGCACATCAGCCCAAGGGGAATGGCTGCCAATAGTGTAGCAGCATTGGAATCGATGATGGGCCTGCTTGCGTTTGCGTTGGCTACGGGCTTATTATATGGGCGTTTCTCAAGGCCATCGGCCCAGATCATTTACAGCAAGAACATTTTAGTGGCGCCGTATCTCGAAAACAGTAAAGGTATTATGTTCCGCCTGGCGAATTTACGCAGGAATATTTTGATCGACCTGGAGATTGAGATCATCTTCTCCTTCAATGAAAATGTAGACGGCAAAGTGATGAGACGTTTTTATCCCCTTGAAGTGGAACGGCGCAAGGTGAGCGTATTGACGATGAATTGGACAATAGTACATCCGCTGAACGAAAACAGCCCGTTGGTTGATATGACAAAAGAAGACCTTGAAAAATCGGAAGCAGGGTTTGCCATATTGCTTCGGGCGTTTGATGATGCTTTTTCGCAAACGGTTCACTCCCGTACCAGTTATCAATACCACGAAATAGTTTGGGGCGCCAAGTTTAAACCTGTTTTTGACCGGGATGAAGAGGGTAGGATTGTACTGGATTTGAGTAAGATCAGTGACCATGAAATGGTGGCAGGTATATAG
- a CDS encoding type II toxin-antitoxin system RelE/ParE family toxin: MSYSIIPTEKFKKEAKRLIKKYPSLRSELAAINEDLLKHPELGSPLGSNTYKVRVAIKSKGKGKSGGARVITYVITKNKEIYLLTIYDKAELDSIDDKALKSIIKHLNINE; this comes from the coding sequence ATGAGTTATAGTATTATTCCGACTGAAAAGTTTAAAAAGGAAGCAAAAAGGCTTATAAAAAAGTATCCTTCACTTCGATCTGAACTTGCAGCAATAAATGAAGATTTGTTAAAACACCCGGAATTGGGTTCTCCATTAGGAAGCAATACCTATAAAGTCAGGGTAGCAATAAAAAGTAAAGGCAAAGGAAAAAGCGGCGGCGCGAGAGTTATAACATACGTAATAACGAAAAACAAAGAAATTTACCTGCTCACAATTTACGACAAAGCTGAACTTGATTCAATTGATGATAAGGCGTTAAAATCTATTATCAAACATTTAAATATTAACGAATAA
- a CDS encoding SDR family oxidoreductase: protein MKLNDKIVIITGASSGIGKSLATEFAKRGANLVLGARQFVTLCELAQSLEKEYGIKAVAVQCDVTNEEDCDHLIKQTLVTFGKIDVLINNAGISMRALFNDADVKVLKAVMDVNFWGTVYCTKYALPEILKTKGTIVGVSSIAGYKGLPGRTGYSASKFAMNGFLDALRVENLKTGVNIITACPGFTASNIRNTALDQSGQQQGESTLHEEKMMTSDEAAKIIADGVENRARTLIMTGQGKLTVFLSKILPGLLDKLVYNTIAKEKNSLLK from the coding sequence ATGAAACTTAACGATAAAATCGTCATCATCACCGGCGCATCATCTGGCATCGGAAAATCACTTGCTACAGAATTTGCCAAACGCGGTGCTAACCTTGTTTTAGGCGCCCGGCAATTTGTTACTTTATGCGAGCTTGCACAAAGCCTTGAAAAAGAATACGGTATAAAAGCAGTAGCTGTCCAATGTGATGTGACCAATGAAGAAGATTGCGATCATTTGATCAAACAAACACTCGTTACTTTCGGCAAAATTGATGTGCTGATCAATAATGCAGGGATCTCTATGCGGGCCTTGTTTAACGACGCCGATGTTAAAGTTTTAAAAGCCGTTATGGATGTAAACTTTTGGGGGACAGTATATTGCACCAAATACGCCCTGCCCGAAATTTTAAAAACAAAGGGAACCATTGTCGGCGTTTCCTCCATTGCTGGTTATAAAGGTTTACCGGGCCGTACGGGCTATTCTGCCTCAAAATTTGCAATGAATGGCTTCCTGGATGCATTGAGAGTTGAAAACCTTAAAACAGGCGTCAATATTATTACCGCCTGTCCCGGTTTTACGGCATCCAATATCCGAAATACAGCATTAGATCAAAGCGGGCAACAACAGGGCGAAAGTACCCTGCACGAAGAAAAAATGATGACATCAGATGAAGCCGCCAAAATTATTGCAGATGGTGTGGAGAACCGGGCCCGAACCCTCATTATGACAGGACAGGGTAAACTAACTGTTTTTTTAAGCAAGATTTTACCGGGCTTATTGGACAAACTGGTTTATAATACTATTGCAAAAGAGAAAAATTCGTTACTAAAATAG
- the trpB gene encoding tryptophan synthase subunit beta — MNYGVNEQGYYGDFGGAYIPEMLYPNVEELRNEYLNIINDDDFKAEFNQLLKDYVGRPSPLYHAKRYSEKYGANIFFKREDLNHTGSHKINNAIGQILLAKRLGKKRIIAETGAGQHGVATATVCALMGIECVVYMGEIDMARQAPNVSRMKMLGATVVPAKSGSKTLKDATNEALRDWIANPVDTHYIIGSVVGPYPYPDMVARFQSIISLETKKQLFEHTGKELPEYVMACVGGGSNAMGMFYHFLDDEAVKLVAVEAAGKGVNSGHSAATTFLGREGVLHGSRTILMQTDDGQVVEPYSISAGLDYPGIGPQHAYLYKIHRAEYVSITDEEALQAGLLCCQLEGIIPAIETAHALAYLEYMKFKADDNVVICISGRGDKDLDTYIKYFGY; from the coding sequence ATGAACTACGGAGTTAATGAACAGGGTTATTATGGCGATTTTGGCGGAGCTTATATCCCCGAGATGTTGTACCCCAATGTGGAGGAGTTGCGCAACGAGTATTTAAATATCATCAACGATGATGATTTTAAAGCAGAATTCAACCAGCTGTTAAAGGATTACGTCGGCCGGCCATCGCCGCTGTATCATGCCAAAAGATATTCCGAAAAATACGGCGCCAATATCTTCTTTAAACGTGAAGACCTGAACCATACCGGCTCGCACAAAATCAATAACGCTATCGGCCAGATATTGCTGGCAAAGCGTTTGGGTAAAAAGCGCATCATTGCCGAAACCGGCGCCGGTCAGCATGGCGTTGCAACAGCTACCGTTTGCGCCCTTATGGGTATTGAGTGCGTGGTATACATGGGCGAAATAGACATGGCCCGCCAGGCGCCAAATGTATCGCGCATGAAAATGCTCGGTGCTACTGTTGTGCCTGCAAAATCAGGCAGTAAAACGCTGAAAGATGCCACCAATGAAGCACTGCGCGACTGGATAGCCAACCCGGTTGATACCCACTACATCATAGGTTCGGTAGTTGGCCCCTACCCTTACCCGGATATGGTGGCCCGCTTTCAATCTATTATTTCCCTCGAAACAAAAAAACAGTTGTTTGAGCATACCGGCAAGGAATTGCCCGAATATGTGATGGCCTGCGTGGGCGGCGGCAGCAATGCCATGGGCATGTTTTATCATTTTTTGGATGACGAAGCCGTAAAACTGGTAGCTGTGGAAGCTGCAGGCAAAGGGGTGAACAGCGGTCATTCAGCAGCAACAACCTTTTTAGGCCGGGAAGGTGTTTTACATGGCAGCCGTACCATCCTGATGCAAACGGACGACGGGCAGGTAGTGGAGCCATATTCTATTTCGGCCGGGCTTGATTATCCGGGCATTGGCCCGCAGCATGCTTACCTGTATAAAATTCACCGTGCCGAATATGTTAGCATCACTGATGAGGAAGCTTTACAGGCGGGCTTGTTATGCTGCCAGCTGGAAGGTATTATCCCGGCAATCGAAACTGCTCATGCGCTCGCTTATCTCGAGTATATGAAGTTTAAGGCAGATGATAATGTGGTGATCTGCATTTCAGGCCGCGGCGACAAGGATTTGGATACCTATATTAAATATTTTGGATACTAA
- the recR gene encoding recombination mediator RecR: MNFSSKLLEDAVAEFSKLPGVGQKTALRLVLHLLNQDVQDVDRFSKAISKLRNEIQFCQVCLNISDHPVCQICASPKRDHSLICVVEDTRDVMAIENTNQYNGVYHVLGGLISPMDGIGPSDLEVDSLVERLKTNEVQEVIFALSATMEGDTTLFYLHKRLKNYNITISTIARGIAFGGELEYVDEITLGRSIATRVPYINSLSK; this comes from the coding sequence ATGAACTTTTCATCCAAATTACTGGAAGATGCTGTAGCTGAATTTTCAAAACTACCGGGCGTGGGCCAAAAAACTGCCCTGCGGCTGGTTTTGCACCTATTAAACCAGGATGTACAGGATGTTGATCGGTTTAGTAAGGCCATCAGCAAGTTACGGAATGAAATTCAGTTTTGCCAGGTCTGCCTGAACATTTCAGACCACCCGGTTTGCCAGATCTGTGCTTCACCTAAACGCGACCATAGCCTGATTTGTGTGGTGGAAGATACCCGCGATGTAATGGCTATTGAAAACACCAATCAATATAACGGGGTATATCACGTTCTTGGCGGATTGATCTCGCCGATGGATGGCATTGGCCCTTCAGACCTGGAGGTGGACTCATTAGTTGAACGCTTAAAGACCAATGAGGTGCAGGAAGTTATTTTCGCCCTGAGTGCAACGATGGAAGGTGATACTACTTTGTTTTATTTGCATAAAAGACTAAAAAATTACAATATAACTATTTCAACTATCGCCCGTGGCATAGCTTTTGGAGGTGAATTGGAGTACGTAGATGAGATCACTTTAGGGAGATCTATTGCTACACGTGTTCCGTATATCAATTCACTATCGAAGTAA
- a CDS encoding phosphoribosylanthranilate isomerase, with translation MKIKVCGLKVPGNIKAVAALNPDYAGFIFYGPSPRFINGLTLDALSQVPSYINKTAVFVNESKEKVSELIDQYHFDAIQLHGDETPDFAGYFKGKVTVLKAFGVNEDFDFSRLDEFKNSVDFFLFDTKTPMHGGSGKTFNWNILDGYKLEIPFFLSGGLSLENIEEVKNICHPQFYGVDLNSKFEIEPGIKDISKLAKAFDIIKQKPINELRS, from the coding sequence ATGAAGATAAAAGTATGCGGTTTAAAGGTTCCTGGGAACATCAAAGCTGTTGCTGCTTTGAACCCCGACTACGCTGGCTTTATTTTTTATGGACCGTCGCCAAGGTTTATTAATGGATTGACTTTGGACGCGTTAAGCCAGGTACCATCCTATATCAATAAAACCGCTGTTTTTGTTAACGAAAGCAAAGAAAAAGTAAGCGAACTGATCGATCAATATCATTTTGATGCCATTCAATTGCACGGTGACGAAACACCCGATTTTGCCGGTTATTTTAAAGGAAAAGTTACAGTATTAAAGGCTTTCGGCGTAAATGAAGATTTTGATTTTAGCCGGCTGGATGAATTTAAAAACAGTGTTGACTTTTTCCTGTTCGATACAAAAACGCCAATGCATGGCGGTTCGGGAAAAACTTTTAACTGGAACATATTAGATGGCTACAAACTGGAGATCCCTTTCTTTTTAAGCGGGGGTTTATCGCTTGAAAACATCGAAGAAGTGAAAAATATTTGTCATCCTCAATTCTACGGTGTGGATCTGAACAGCAAATTCGAAATCGAGCCGGGTATAAAGGATATCAGTAAATTAGCAAAAGCATTTGACATCATTAAACAAAAACCTATAAATGAACTACGGAGTTAA
- a CDS encoding DUF5615 family PIN-like protein: MKILLDQNISFRVVSLLSDVFGHVKQVKQLNLVDASDLEIWNYAFKNDFTIVTFDSDFIDLATLKGTPPKVVWLRFGNSSNLKIANKLLSKSTEIKEFVLNSEISFLEID; encoded by the coding sequence GTGAAAATACTTCTTGATCAGAATATTTCGTTTAGAGTCGTCTCGCTTCTATCTGATGTTTTTGGGCACGTAAAGCAAGTCAAACAGCTTAACTTGGTCGATGCTTCTGACCTTGAAATCTGGAATTACGCTTTCAAAAATGATTTTACAATTGTGACATTTGACAGCGACTTTATTGACCTTGCAACTTTAAAAGGAACTCCTCCTAAAGTCGTTTGGTTGCGTTTTGGCAATTCATCAAACCTTAAAATTGCTAATAAATTACTTTCTAAATCAACCGAAATAAAGGAGTTTGTTTTAAATTCTGAGATATCCTTTTTGGAAATTGACTAG
- a CDS encoding sodium:solute symporter, giving the protein MSPAILLTFIIGYFLVLLVISWLTSRKSSSNDTFFIANRNSKWYLVAFGMIGTALSGVTFISVPGKVGAPTGDQFEYFQFVLGNAAGFIIIATVLLPLYYRLKLTSIYSYIEGALGVWSYKTAAGIFLISRIIGSAFRLYLVVIVLQKFIFDSYHIPFAVTGLICLVLIWSYTFKGGLKTIIITDSLQTLFLVSSVFLSIYFICQSLHLSIFQAAEAIKTSSYSKIFFFSNFIGSKFHFVKAFLGGLFITVAMTGLDQDLMQKNLSLKNIREAKKNMFSFTAVFVVINIFFLSVGALLWIYANKYGIKVEKTDYLYPTIALKYLGLVPAMVFMLGLTAATFATTDSALTALTTSFCVDFLGFDKREVTNSKKMVSTRHFVHIAFSGAMFLTIIIFNAINDGAVVNAIFKVASYTYGPLLGLYSFGLFAGKRQVKDKLVPFICVVSPAICYYLSINSAKLLGGYVFDNELILFNGMITFAGLFITSSSKTKAAIIP; this is encoded by the coding sequence ATGTCTCCAGCAATACTACTTACATTCATTATCGGCTACTTTTTGGTATTGCTGGTTATTTCCTGGCTAACGTCAAGGAAGTCATCCAGTAATGATACCTTCTTCATTGCCAATCGCAATTCAAAATGGTATTTGGTAGCATTTGGGATGATAGGAACCGCCTTGAGTGGCGTGACCTTTATTTCCGTGCCAGGCAAAGTTGGCGCACCAACCGGCGATCAGTTTGAATATTTCCAGTTTGTGTTGGGTAATGCCGCAGGCTTTATCATTATAGCCACCGTATTGCTGCCACTGTATTATCGCTTAAAATTAACATCGATATATAGTTATATTGAGGGCGCTTTAGGCGTTTGGAGCTATAAAACAGCTGCGGGTATTTTCCTGATCAGCCGGATCATAGGTTCCGCGTTCCGCCTTTACCTGGTGGTTATCGTTCTGCAAAAATTTATTTTCGATAGTTATCACATTCCCTTTGCGGTAACCGGGTTAATATGCCTGGTGCTGATATGGTCATACACCTTTAAAGGCGGCTTAAAGACCATTATTATTACGGACAGCCTGCAAACCTTGTTTTTGGTGTCGTCGGTTTTTTTATCTATTTATTTTATCTGCCAGAGTCTTCACCTCAGCATATTCCAGGCCGCAGAAGCGATTAAGACCAGCAGTTATTCAAAGATTTTCTTTTTCAGCAACTTTATAGGCAGTAAGTTCCATTTTGTAAAAGCATTTTTAGGAGGGTTGTTCATTACGGTGGCGATGACGGGCCTCGACCAGGACCTGATGCAAAAAAACCTCAGCCTAAAAAATATCCGCGAAGCAAAAAAGAACATGTTCAGCTTCACCGCAGTTTTTGTGGTGATCAACATTTTCTTTTTAAGCGTCGGCGCCCTGCTTTGGATCTACGCCAATAAATACGGTATCAAGGTCGAAAAAACAGATTACCTGTACCCAACCATCGCCCTTAAGTATTTGGGGCTGGTGCCGGCTATGGTATTTATGCTGGGCTTAACCGCAGCGACCTTCGCCACCACAGATTCTGCTTTGACTGCATTAACCACTTCATTTTGTGTTGATTTTTTAGGGTTTGACAAAAGGGAAGTAACAAACAGCAAAAAGATGGTAAGCACCCGGCATTTTGTGCATATCGCGTTCTCCGGTGCAATGTTTTTAACCATTATTATTTTTAATGCCATTAATGATGGGGCAGTGGTGAACGCCATATTTAAGGTGGCATCCTATACTTACGGGCCATTGCTGGGTTTGTACTCTTTCGGGCTGTTTGCAGGCAAACGCCAGGTTAAGGATAAACTGGTGCCATTTATTTGTGTGGTTTCGCCGGCGATATGTTATTACCTGAGTATCAATTCAGCTAAATTGCTGGGTGGTTATGTTTTTGATAACGAACTGATCCTTTTTAACGGCATGATTACCTTTGCCGGCTTATTTATTACATCATCTTCAAAAACAAAAGCAGCTATAATTCCTTAA
- a CDS encoding DUF433 domain-containing protein produces the protein MNYTQYIEINPEKRFGKPIIIGTRISVYDVLSWLSEGLSVSDIILDFPELTENQIKACLSYAADKEHKLRVVS, from the coding sequence ATGAATTATACTCAATATATTGAAATTAATCCTGAGAAGCGATTTGGGAAGCCTATTATTATCGGTACCAGAATATCAGTATATGATGTGTTGAGCTGGTTATCTGAAGGGCTGTCTGTAAGTGATATTATTTTAGATTTTCCGGAATTAACTGAGAACCAAATAAAAGCTTGTTTGTCGTATGCTGCGGACAAAGAACATAAATTAAGAGTCGTTTCGTGA
- a CDS encoding LOG family protein: MTGEEKIRQAFENKNWQEIKVTDSWQIFKIMAEFVEGFEKLAKIGPCVSIFGSARTHNDNPYYKLAEDTARILTERGYGVISGGGPGIMEAANKGAYEAGGKSVGLNIELPFEQFHNKYIDRDKIMEFDYFFVRKVMFMKYSQGFIVLPGGFGTMDESFEAITLIQTGKIARFPIVFVGIDYWKGLFNWVEEKMLAQEHNIHPDDLNLYRLVDTAEEAAGHIFKFYEKYVLKPNF, from the coding sequence ATGACCGGTGAAGAAAAAATAAGACAAGCATTTGAAAACAAAAACTGGCAGGAAATAAAAGTTACAGATTCCTGGCAGATCTTTAAAATAATGGCCGAATTTGTTGAAGGCTTTGAGAAGCTGGCAAAAATAGGCCCCTGTGTTTCCATATTCGGTTCGGCACGTACACATAATGATAATCCGTACTATAAATTAGCGGAAGATACTGCCCGCATTCTTACAGAACGTGGATATGGCGTAATATCAGGCGGCGGGCCGGGTATTATGGAGGCAGCCAACAAAGGCGCTTACGAAGCGGGTGGTAAGTCGGTAGGTTTAAACATCGAGCTGCCCTTCGAACAATTTCATAACAAGTATATCGACAGGGATAAAATAATGGAATTCGACTACTTTTTTGTGCGAAAAGTAATGTTCATGAAGTATTCGCAGGGCTTTATCGTGCTGCCGGGTGGTTTTGGAACGATGGACGAATCATTTGAAGCAATCACGCTGATCCAAACAGGAAAGATCGCGAGGTTCCCCATTGTATTTGTTGGGATCGACTATTGGAAGGGGTTATTTAACTGGGTAGAGGAAAAAATGCTGGCCCAGGAGCATAATATACACCCGGATGACCTGAACCTTTACCGTCTGGTTGACACCGCCGAAGAAGCAGCCGGGCATATCTTTAAGTTTTATGAGAAATATGTGTTAAAACCGAATTTTTAA